The Pukyongiella litopenaei region GGGCGGATGTCCCCAGCCGGGGAGGCGATGCTCCAGTCCCTGCGCAAAGCGGCGGCCCGGATCGGTTGAGGGCCACGCCTGCCCCTGTTATCCGGAAAAGCGATACCCGTATTCTGGCAATTCACTTGAGAGAAAACCTGGCCTCGCGCGATGAATAGCTCATCCGTCCCAAGTCCGAGGCCTTATCGAATGTATCCTGACCTGAAACTCTATGTCGGTGGCGAATGGCGCAAGTCGTCCGAAGATCTTCCCGTCATCAACCCGGCGACCGAGGACGAGATCGGTCGACTTCCCAAGGCGTCGCGGCGCGACCTTGACGATGCGCTGGCGGCGGCTGTCGAAGGATTTGCCATCTGGCGCAAGACCGCGCCGCGCGAACGGTGCAACGTGATCCGCCGTGCCGCCGCTCTGATGCGTGAGCGGCAGGAGGAAATCGCCCGCGCCATTACGCTGGAACACGGCAAGCCGCTGCCGCAGGCCCGGCTGGAGGTGATCCGCGGCGCTGAGTTCTTTGAATGGGATGCAGGCGAGGCCATGCGGACCTATGGGCGCGTGATCCCGTCGAAACATGGCGAAAGCTTCACCGTCCATCACCAGCCGGTCGGTGTGGTCGCGGCCTTCTCTCCGTGGAATTTCCCGATGAGTCAGCCTGCCCGCAAGATCGGCGGGGCGCTGGCCGCTGGCTGCTCGATCATCCTCAAGGCCGCCGAAGAGACCCCAGCCGGGGCCGTGCACATCGTGCGCGCCTTCGAAGACGCCGGCCTTCCCAAGGGCGTGCTCAACCTCGTCTTCGGCGATCCGGCAGAAATTTCCGGCTACCTAATCCCGCAAGAGCCGGTACGCCTGGTCGCCTTCACCGGCTCGACGGCCGTTGGTCGTCACCTGACAACGATGGCCTCGGAACACATGACCCCGGTGCTGATGGAGCTGGGCGGTCATGCTCCGGTGATTGTCTGCGAGGATACCGACGTGGTCAAGGCCGCGATCAGCGGGGCGGTGCGCAAGTATCGCAACGCCGGGCAGGTCTGCACCTCGCCCACCCGATTCTTCGTGCATGACAGCGTTTATGAAGAATTCCGGGATAACTTCGTCCGTCGCGCCGTCGAGACCGTTGTCGGCAACGGCATGGAGGACGGCGTCGAAATGGGGCCTCTGGCCAACGACCGCCGCATCCCGGCACTGAGCGCGCTGGTTGAGGACGCCCGGGCCAAGGGCGCCGAGATTCTTGCCGGTGGTGAACGTCATGGCAACAAGGGCTACTTCTTCCAGCCAACTGTTCTTGCGGACGTGCCGGACACGGCGCGTGTCATGCAGGAGGAACCGTTCGGTCCGCTTGCCGTCATCAACCCGGTGTCCTCGCTGGACGCGGCCATCGAACAGGCCAATTCGGTGCCCTACGGACTAGCTGGCTATGCTTTCAGCAACCGCGCCGATTACATCGCCCGGCTGGCCGAAGAGGTCCAGGTCGGGAACCTCTCGATCAACACGCTGGAGGCGTCGATGCCCGAAACGCCGTTCGGCGGGGTCAAGTCGAGCGGCTACGGGCGCGAAGGCGGCAGCGAAGGCCTTGACAACTACATGGCCATCAAACACGTGTGGCACTCCAGTCAAATCGTGTGAAACTGCTACACGCTTTTCAACACGTCAACAGTCAATTAAGAGCAACAGGTTGAATGCCCTGTGATCGGAGCAGTCGAAATGAGCGACACTTTCCTCGGCCATATCAAAGCCTACAAGCTTGAGGAAATCCGTGCCGACAAACAGGTGCGGAGCTGGGCCGATGTCGAAGCGGATGCTCGGACGGCTGCTCCCGTCCGACCTTTTGGACAAACCCTGCGGGCCGCGTCCCAAGAGGGGTATGGGCTCATCGCGGAAGTAAAGAAAGCCAGTCCCTCAAAAGGTCTCATTCGCGCAGATTTCGATCCCGCCCACATTGCAGCGGCCTATGCGCATGGGGGCGCGACCTGCCTCTCAGTGCTGACCGATACACCTTCATTCCAGGGCGATAAGGCATTCCTGTCACAGGCGCGATCCGCCTGTCAGCTGCCGGTCTTGCGAAAGGACTTCATGTTCGACCCTTATCAGGTGTCCGAAGCCCGCGCACTGGGCGCTGATTGCGTTCTGTTGATCATGGCCGCGCTGGACGATGGCCAGGCCGCGGAACTGGAAGCGGCCGCCTTCGACTGGGGCATGGATGTTCTGGTGGAAGTCCATGACGAGGCCGAACTGGATCGAGCTTTGGAACTTGAATCGCGTCTGATCGGGATCAACAATCGGGACCTCAAGACGTTTGAAACCGATATAGAGATCACCCGCAGACTGTCAAAACTCGCACCCAGTGATTGTATTCTCGTCAGCGAGAGTGGCCTCTCCACACCGGAGCAATTGGCAGACATGGCGTGGCACGGCGTGCGCTGTTTCCTGATCGGTGAGAGCTTGATGAAGCATGACGATGTAGAGGCCGCCGTCAAGGATCTGCTTTCCCACGCAGTTGTAAAACCCATGTCCGCCACTTCGCGACCGTCTTGGGGTTAATGCCCAACTCCCGGCTCAGCTCCGCGATCGAAGCTTGCGATCGCTGTATTGCTGCTCTGACCGCGTGCGTGGTCGTGGCGCTGCCGTGACGAATTTGGCCCATAATGCTTCCTTCCATTCCAACGAAAGGATCACACCATCAAACCCTGGGATCAAACACCTAGCCTTAGGAACGATGACGGCAGTCAACGAGGATTGCCGCACACATTATGCTGTGACGATTCTACCGACCATCGCGGTAAGTATATCGGGCGCAAGCTTGGAAGAAATTGCATCCAACTCCAAGAGGGGCTGCGACAGGTAAGGATGAAACTTCTCCGACATTAAATTCCCTGCTCCAGCGAACAGATCGACAGGTTCGCCAGATCGAATATGCGCTAGTACCGTTTGAAGATCGGGGGTTTCGTCCCCGGCCTCCACCAGCAGAAACCCGTCATGCTGTTCGACCGAAAACCCCTCGCTTCTCAGTGCTAGCGCGAGGGTTGATGTCTTAACCGTACCGACCCGTGTCGCAATGACTGATGTATGCTCGCCGCCGCTGCGCTATGTGAGGGCTACGCAGCGCCGGGCCTGCTCAGCACAAAGGGGGTCAATATTGGACGCCGATAGGGGGTCAAACTTCAATGCCGATTGACAGTCAAAGCCCGACCAATTGAAAACGGGCGGCTTCGCTTGAAGTGATTGATTTTCACTGCCACATCGATCTGTATCCCAACCCCGCAGAAGTTGCCCAAATCTGCGCGGAGCGCGGCCTATTCGTCCTTTCGGTAACAACCACACCGAGCGCCTGAAAGGTCACAGCTTCGCTGGCCGGGCCTAGAACGCAGACGGCACTCGGCCTGCATCCCCAACTTGCCCACGAGCGCAAATCAGAGTTACCGCTCTTTGACCAATTGCTTCCTCAAACCGACTACGTCGGAGAAATCGGTCTCGACGGCGCGCCCGAGTTCCGCAAGTCATGGCAGGATCAGTGCGATGTGTTTGAGCATATCCTTAGATCCTGTGAGAATGCGGGCGGCCGGGTTATGTCAATCCATAGCCGCCGCGCGGCCAGCGCTGTAGTTGAGCGGCTTGAGGCCTGTCCAAGTGCCGGAACACCCGTCCTGCACTGGTTTTCCGGTAGCCAAAAGGAGTTGGACCGTGCGGTGGATTGCGGCTGCTGGTTCAGTGTAGGCCCTGCCATGCTGGCGGGTGAGAGGGGTTGTCATGGTCACGGTATTCTTGAGACTCTTTCGTAATGGCCATCCATTTTCGATATTTGGTAAGGCTATTCATGAGATATCCATATGGGATTGGCATGCACTTTCGAGGAGCTTCGCCGCGCAATTGAGCAAATCGGACCATTCTGCGTTTTCCCCAAGCTGATCAATCGCCTTCCGCGCCGCCTGAAGATATTCCTGCCTTGGTGCTTGGGTCGTACCCGCGTAGTTCGTAGGCGATTGATTTTTGGGTCCCCCGCCCTCTCGAGGCCTCTGCCGTGGTAAGCTTTCAGCAAGTCGTGAAAGGCGATCCACAACTTTCCGCTTGTGCGGGAAGGCAATCCGAAGCTTGGTCTCGCCAACCCTATCGCTTTTCATCGTCAACGCGGCTGCGAGCAAAGGTCGGGTCATTCCGAGATTGATGGCGGCGAGGGTTTTGAAGCGATCTATTCGGTTCTGGGAAAAGAGCGCACCGTGACGGGGTTCTGGCGCGAGCACGCCAGCGACTTGCAGCGTCAAATCCATGCGTCGACCAGCATGGCGGTCCCCGCGTCGATTGGCGAGCATCAGCTGCTTCGCGCCCTCTTTGGCGCGGGTGCGGAGCCGGGTGGGCAGGTTCACATGTGCCGCTGGATCACGGCCCAATGGCGACAACTCGGATCCGCAGACTTCGCATTGCAACGACCACGCGTAGCGCCAATGGCGCAAAGATACCCCGGGTACCTTGTGAGTGCACGCGGGACAGTGCTGAAAATCCGACCACGAAATGCATTCAATCGGGAATTCAGCCCGTCGCCTGAGCAACATGCGACCGAGCTCCGCAGAAGGCAGACGTAACAATGTGCAGAACCTGTCGAGGTTCACGCCAGCCAAATCTGATTGCGTTTCCGGCGGACGTTCTTGACCAAGCCCCAGATATCGGCAGAGCTCTGGTAGTGAACAATAGTTAGCGTCTGCCAGACGGGCGATCCAGCTTGACAGCAGTTCGTCCTGATAAGGTGCCGGACGCCTCGGCAGAGGTTTGTGGATCACTAAAATGCCGGCTGTGGTTGGTTCCGAACGGTCCAACTATGTTTGGCCCAGATAGGCTGCCAGGATTGGACGGCCTCGTCAGTTATCCGCTCTTCGCCAGTCTCAATGGCGTCGATGGCAAGAGCCTTTATCATCGTGAACACACGCGATGTGACGCCGCCTGTAATACCGAGAATGGTACGTAGAGACTGGACGCTCAGACCAGATCCGCGCTCCAACTGCATGGCAGCAATCAGAGTCTGGACCAGCCGGGAAAACTCAACATCGTCATCCCAGAGTGGCAGAAAATGTTCGTCCAGCCGTCGCGCAAGTTGCTCGTCACCGCGAACCGCCTCAGCAGCTTCATTGACACCAAAGACGACAAGTGATGCGCACAGATCGTTGGAAAGGAAGCGCAGCATGTTCAGGAACCGGCGTTGCTCCCGATAGCTTCCGGCAAGGAGGTTATGGACCTCATCGATCATGATCATCTTCAAGTCCATTCCGCGCAAATGGCTGAGAGCCCGCACCTCCAGTTCGGAGATGGTGTGACGGCCCCACATGGGCGCGCCGATCGACGCCAGGATATGTTGATAGAACCGCCGCTCGTCTGGTGCGGGTGGCGCCTGAAGGAGTAGGATCGGCGTGCGCGTCACCCCGAGGTCTGAGCGATAGTTGCTCGGGTAGAGGCTCTCCATCCGCTTGGCGATCATGGTCTTGCCGATGCCAGAGCTGCCATAAACCATGAGGCCCGGCATTCTGGACTGCCGAGGCATTTCCATCAGGGATATCAATCTGTTGAGAACAATGGTTGCGCGATCAAAGGCGATCCAACGATCGCTGCGAATGAGATCAAGTCTTTCGTCGAGGTCCATCAAAATCATCTATCGGGTAAGTTGGGAGATTGGGGTTACTGGTATCAATCGCAAACATCTCACGGGACGGATCACGCTTCGGTTTGTCGTTTGGCTGGCGTGCTTTGCGTTCTTCGTCCAGGCGCGTCGCAAGCGTTCGTTGCCGCGCCGCGTGGGCGATACGCCGCTGTTCTTCGATGATCCCGAAAAGAATTGCCTCCGATATCCTACCGCCGTGACGCTCATGGAAAATTGCACTGGCGCGCCTCGACTCCCAAAGGGAAACTTTGGGGCGAGAAAGATCCTTGTAGCGCGCGGCAATTGTTCGACCATCGTCGGTTACTACCCATATCCGGGACATATCTCGCGGGTCGTACTTGACCGTAACCTTCCCTGCCCCGCGACCGATCATGGGCGCGAAGGCGTCGCTCCAATAACCGATGGAAAACAGGTTGATCCCGGTCCTGCCAAGTTGGCGGCGTTCGGAAGGAAGGAAACTGATCCGGAAGGCATCTGTATCCACGACCTGTCGGCCGGCATCGTCGCCCCCAAGATCGGCCCAGGCGGCCAGCGGGGTCCGCTTCAATCCGCTGTGGCGTGTATTATGATACCGACAAATCTCCAGCTGCAGCCAGTCCTCGAACTCGTCCAGCGTCATTGAGGCCTTGGCAGCGCTATCATACTCGCCTTTGTCTTTTGGCGAGGATTGCGTCGTTCCCGGCAATACATGCACGGCACCCATCGTCGTGCCGATCAGCCGCTCGATATGCCCACCAATATGCACACGGCCCGGCGGCCGGTACTTGATCGCGATGCCCCATTCCGCGCAAGCCGACCGGAAGGCATCACTGCGAAAGTCCCGCCCGTTATCGACATGGATGGCCTGTGGGATCCCGGCTGTCGGCCAATAGAGTTGCTTAAGCGAACTCGGTGTCCGGACGGACTTCGGCCGCACACAGTGGTCAAGGCAAAGGCAAATGGACAAGACCGATGGCGCGTCGAAAGTGACATAGGCACCCAGTACCACACGGGTCGCGACGTCGATCGCGAGTGTCAGCCATGGTCGTGCTAGAGGTTTGCGCTCAACCTGATCAACTAGGATAATATCCGCCAACGTGTGATCGATCTGGACGACTTCCAGTGGCCGTTCCACCTCCAACTTCCCTGCCCTCGCTTCGAAAACTTGTTTTGCGGCCTTCGCCCCTTTCCGCTTCCGTAACACCTCGCGCTGATCCATGGCATCAAGGCGAGCCTTGATCGTTTGCCGTGCTGGCGGTTGAAAACCTCTGGCAACGCACTCGGCGCGGATCTCGCCCACAATCCTGCGAAAGCTCGGGCGTTCCGGAACCAGATATCGCTCACGCAAGACCCGGGCAATCATGCTTTCAACTTGCGCTGGCAGACGGAGGGAGCCGGGCTTGGGGCCGCTGCGTTTGGGAAGAAGCGAACTTGCCCGGCCATCGTTCTCGCGCAACATGCTCAAAATACGCCAAGCTGTACTGCGCGATATGTTCAACTCGGCCGCCGCCGCCTCCACCGCCCGCCCGATACTTTGACCCCGAGCAAGCGGTGATAACAGTGGTCTTAGCGCCTCTGCCCTTTCTAGCGCTTCGTCACTTGCTTCTTCCGTCACAATCTAAAGTTATCCACAGTGGAAACTGTCTCACGGTTAAAGTTACCATCTCATAAATAACTTTACCATCCTAAAGTTAACCTTACCAAGTCGCCGCTGAAAACAAACGAGAAAATCAACCGTGAGTCTCACGAATTACGTGACCATGACAGGTGCGCAATTCCCGCAGGATGTTATCCTGCACGCGGTCTTTTTCTATGTCCGCTACGCCGTGTCCTATCGCGACCTCGAGGAGATCCTAGCGGAGCGCGGCATCCGCGTCGATCACGCAACTCTGAACCGTTGGGTCGTGAAATATGCATCGGCCCTGGCGGCGGTCGCGCAGCGACGCAAAGCGGCTACGGCTCCGTCCTGGCGTCTCGATGAGACTTACGTGAAGGTCCGCGGGGATTGGTGCTACCTCTATCGTGCAGTGGATCGGAACGGGCAAACCCTTGATTTCATGCTTTCCGAACAACGAAACGAAGCAGCAGCGTTGCGATTTCTGGCCAAGGCAGTCACTGCGAACGGGCTACCCCGATCCTGCGCCATCGACAAGAGCGGCGCTAATACGGCTGGACTCGCAGGGATGAACGAAGCGCTTCGGAAGGTGGGCTCAGACCGGAGAATTGCAGTTTATCGGTCCAAGTACCTCAACAACATCGTGGAGCAGGACCACCGGGCGGTCAAACGGAGGATCAGGCCGATGATGGGCTTCAAGGCGCTAAGCTCAGCGACAGCAACTTTAGACGGTATCGAAACCGCGCACATGATCAGGAAAGGACAACTCGGCGAAAGCTGCCCGTTCGCAATCTATGCCAGCCTTGCGGCCTGAGCGACAACCAAGTGGAACGAATTTCCGCTGGATGCGAACTTTGCGACGGAACCCGTGAAGATGTGCCGACATATCTCTGTCTCTTCCAGCAAAAGGTTGTGCTTCGCACCGGGAATGAACTCGAGCGTCCCCCCCGCCCAGCGGGCCATCCGGCTCTTGACGGCAGATAGGCTTACGAGTTCGTCCTCCTCAGGGCAAAAGCTTATACATGGCAAGCTCGGCGATGGGACTCTGGAGAGTTTCTTGGTTTCTAGTAAGACTTGGTTCAGCCACGTCATACTCGGGCCCCCGGTGTGCAGTTCAGGTGCAGCCTCCGCCTGGCGGACCATGTAGAGATACATGTCTTCATCATTCGTGCGTCGGTTACTTGGGTAGTCTACGCTCAGGATATAGCTCTCGCCTGAATGTCCGGGCGCGTATCGTTGACCGCTGCCCGAGACAGACGCAGCCCAGCTCACAGGCCAGGCGAAGATGCGAGCCAGAAGGGATAGCTTTATGCCCCACATTGGCGCACAGAAGGCGCAAGCTGCGACCGGTAGCCCATTGATAAGGGCCCGAAGCCCGATACATGCCCCCATGGAGTTCCCAAGCAGGTACCAAGGTTCCGGCATTCCAAGTTGACGAGCAGCCTGAACCATCGCCGCGACGTCGAGTTGATAGTCGGAGAACCGTCCGACGTGGCCAAGCTTAGGATCTTGGGCGATGCGATCGGAAAGACCGTGACCGCGCCAATCGACAACCAGCGTCGAGTATCCGAGTTCGGCGAACTCCACCATCGTCCGCCCAAAGGTTTCGATAAACTCAGTTCGCCCGGGGAATTCTAACAAACGATGCGGGCAGCGCGGCCCTTCAGGCAGCCCGGTGATCCAGCCCCCATTTCACCGGACACCTAAGCGGTTTCGGTTTTGGCTCTAATGAACTCGCGAGGCGATTTCCATTTCAGGCCGCTGTGAGGATGGTTTTCGTTATAGTCTTCGATCCAGTCTCCAATCAATGACAGCACAGTTTCGGCATCTGGCAGCGGGTTCACGCGAACGTAGTCACGCTTCAGGGTTTTCACGAACGCCTCTGACATGCCGTTGGATTGCGGGCTCTTGACCGGCGTGAAGCAGGATTTCAACCCGAGTTGTTGCGCGAAGATGCGCGTTTCTTTGGCGGCATAGGCGCTGCCGTTGTCGGAGAGCACCTCGACCCGCTCCGGCGCTTGATAGGCGCGGAACCGGTGCTCAACCGCCTCCAGCAGCATGTCACGCACATCCGATCCGCTGATCCCGGCATTCGCCACCGCCCGCCAGGAGATGATCTCTCGGTCGTGGGCGTCTATCAGAAAAGCCGCCCGGATGATGTCACCGTTCCAGCAGGTGAACTCGAAGCCGTCACTGCACCAACGCAGGTTCGAGCGCATCATCACCACCTTGCCGTCATGGTTCCGTTCGGGCCGGTCAAAGCCGGATCGCTGAAGCAGCAGATCGTTACGCTCCATGATGCGATAGACGCGCTTATGGTTAACAGGCGGCAAGCCCCGCGTACGCAACTCCCGGTTCAAAATGGCGGTAATGCGACGGTAGCCATAGGTCGGGCGCTTCGCCACAAGCGCCTGGATGCGTGGCAGGACCGCCGCGTCCTGGGCTTTATGATAGCCCCGACGCGGCTTTGCGCTTCCGTGCACCCGATCGTGCAGGTTTGAGCGGGACACGCCCAATGTCGTGGCCACCGCTTTCATCGGGAACCGTCCGGTTTCAGCGACTGCGCAAGCAAGGTCGGTTTTTTTGCCCGTGACTTGTCGAGGGCTTCCTTCAGGATTTCCACTTCCATCGTCTTGCGCCCGAGCTGGCGCTCAAGTTCCCGGATGCGGCTTTCCATCTCGCGGACGGTTCTGTTCCCGGTCACGCTGTCATCTTGTGCCACGGCGATGCTGCCCCCTTCGAGCATAAGCTTGCGCCAACGATACAGAAGATTGGGGGCAACGCCATTGCGACGCGCAACAGCAGAAATACTCGCCCCGTCATACTTCGTTTCTTCCACGATCCGCAGCTTCTCCGCCGCAGACCAGCGCCGACGGCGGCCGCCGTCGGTGAGGATTTCAATCTCAGACATGAGCATAAGCTTAAGGCTATCCCTAAGCCTCCTTCGTCAAGACAAGCTGTCCGGTAAAAACGGGGGCCAGTTCACCCGGTCCCCCTGCTTCTCTTCCGAAGCGGCAACCAGGTAATCGCAGGCCCTTTGGGCATCCGCGGCATGTTCGAGCGCGCGCCGGAATACCTGGGCACCACGGAGGCAGTACAAACAGTGGTCGAAGGCGGCTGTGCCTTTGCCGAAACCGCCGCCGGTCAGATCGAAGTCGTGCTCGCCAATGCGGCTCGGGCCGCCGAACTGGGCGGCGAGGCCGGGGTTTACATTGTCGTCACCGGCAGCACCGGCGCCACCGAGGCTTTCCTGACGCTCGGGATCGTCTACTTTGTGGTGATGATGATCGCCGCCTTCCAGTATCGCGTTCCCGCCCCGGACTGGAAACCGGAGGGCTGGGAGCCCAAGCCTGCTGCCAAGGGCATGGTCAGCCAGAACAACGTGCACATCGATCAGGCTCTGAAAACACCGCAATTCTGGCAGCTCTGGGTAATGCTTGCTTCAATGTGACTGCCGGTATCGGCGTGATCGGCGTGGCCAAGACCATGATGACGGAAATCTTCGGTACGGTCATACCGCTGGTGGTCACCGCCGCTTTCGCCTCGACCTACGTGCTGATGATCTTAGTGTTCAACATGGTGGGCCGGTTCTTCTGGGCCTCCACGTCGGACTACATCGGTCGCAAGGCGACCTATATGTGCTTCTTCGTGCTGGGCACCCTACTCTACCTGTCGATCCCCTACTTCGCGAGCGCCGTGGCGACCAACCCGGCCCTGATCTACCTGATCGGCTTCTACGGCGCGACGATGATCATTTTCTCGATGCACGGCGGCGGCGGCTTTGCGACGATCCCAGCCTACCTGGCCGACATGTTCGGCACCATGCACGTAGGCGGCATCCACGGCCGGCCGCTGACTGCGTGGTCCACCGCAGGTGTACTGGGCCCGCTTGCGATAACCTGGCTGCGCCAGATGTGGGTGACGAATGCCATCGAGGATCTCGCCGCCAAGGTCGACCCGGCCGCCTTTGCCGAGAAATTCGGGGCATCTGACCCAGCTCGAACAGCTCGTCGCCGCCAAGACGGTGACGATCGCGCGGCTGATGGAGATCGCGCCCGAGGGCACCATTGACCCGACGCCCTCGCTCTACAACACCACGATGAGCCCGAGCTTCAGGCCGTCGCCGGCGAGTGATGCGCCGCCCGGGGTGCGCTCGCGACCGCGCCCCGGGCTTGATCGGATCATTGTCTTGCGGCATTTCCGATCAAACCAACGGCTCCCGATCGGAAAAACCAATCATGATCGACAAGCTCGAGATGTTCATCGCCCTCGCCCGCGAGCAGCACTTCGGCCGCGCCGCAGAGAGCTTGAATATCTCGCAGCCCACCCTCTCCGCCGGGATCAAGCAACTCGAGGAGGTGCTGGGCACCCAGCTGGTGTTTCGCGGGTCACGCTTCGGCGGGCTGACGCCGGAGGGCCAGAGCGCCCTCGCCTGGGCGCGCAAAATCGTCGCCGACACCCGCCAGATGCGCGACGAAATGCGCGCCAAACGGCACGGACTGGCGGGCGAAATCCGGCTCGCGGTGATCCCTACCGCGCTG contains the following coding sequences:
- a CDS encoding alpha/beta hydrolase, producing MLEFPGRTEFIETFGRTMVEFAELGYSTLVVDWRGHGLSDRIAQDPKLGHVGRFSDYQLDVAAMVQAARQLGMPEPWYLLGNSMGACIGLRALINGLPVAACAFCAPMWGIKLSLLARIFAWPVSWAASVSGSGQRYAPGHSGESYILSVDYPSNRRTNDEDMYLYMVRQAEAAPELHTGGPSMTWLNQVLLETKKLSRVPSPSLPCISFCPEEDELVSLSAVKSRMARWAGGTLEFIPGAKHNLLLEETEICRHIFTGSVAKFASSGNSFHLVVAQAARLA
- a CDS encoding NAD-dependent succinate-semialdehyde dehydrogenase, which produces MYPDLKLYVGGEWRKSSEDLPVINPATEDEIGRLPKASRRDLDDALAAAVEGFAIWRKTAPRERCNVIRRAAALMRERQEEIARAITLEHGKPLPQARLEVIRGAEFFEWDAGEAMRTYGRVIPSKHGESFTVHHQPVGVVAAFSPWNFPMSQPARKIGGALAAGCSIILKAAEETPAGAVHIVRAFEDAGLPKGVLNLVFGDPAEISGYLIPQEPVRLVAFTGSTAVGRHLTTMASEHMTPVLMELGGHAPVIVCEDTDVVKAAISGAVRKYRNAGQVCTSPTRFFVHDSVYEEFRDNFVRRAVETVVGNGMEDGVEMGPLANDRRIPALSALVEDARAKGAEILAGGERHGNKGYFFQPTVLADVPDTARVMQEEPFGPLAVINPVSSLDAAIEQANSVPYGLAGYAFSNRADYIARLAEEVQVGNLSINTLEASMPETPFGGVKSSGYGREGGSEGLDNYMAIKHVWHSSQIV
- a CDS encoding TatD family hydrolase, yielding MAGPRTQTALGLHPQLAHERKSELPLFDQLLPQTDYVGEIGLDGAPEFRKSWQDQCDVFEHILRSCENAGGRVMSIHSRRAASAVVERLEACPSAGTPVLHWFSGSQKELDRAVDCGCWFSVGPAMLAGERGCHGHGILETLS
- a CDS encoding Mu transposase C-terminal domain-containing protein: MNISRSTAWRILSMLRENDGRASSLLPKRSGPKPGSLRLPAQVESMIARVLRERYLVPERPSFRRIVGEIRAECVARGFQPPARQTIKARLDAMDQREVLRKRKGAKAAKQVFEARAGKLEVERPLEVVQIDHTLADIILVDQVERKPLARPWLTLAIDVATRVVLGAYVTFDAPSVLSICLCLDHCVRPKSVRTPSSLKQLYWPTAGIPQAIHVDNGRDFRSDAFRSACAEWGIAIKYRPPGRVHIGGHIERLIGTTMGAVHVLPGTTQSSPKDKGEYDSAAKASMTLDEFEDWLQLEICRYHNTRHSGLKRTPLAAWADLGGDDAGRQVVDTDAFRISFLPSERRQLGRTGINLFSIGYWSDAFAPMIGRGAGKVTVKYDPRDMSRIWVVTDDGRTIAARYKDLSRPKVSLWESRRASAIFHERHGGRISEAILFGIIEEQRRIAHAARQRTLATRLDEERKARQPNDKPKRDPSREMFAIDTSNPNLPTYPIDDFDGPRRKT
- a CDS encoding TniQ family protein, which gives rise to MDRSEPTTAGILVIHKPLPRRPAPYQDELLSSWIARLADANYCSLPELCRYLGLGQERPPETQSDLAGVNLDRFCTLLRLPSAELGRMLLRRRAEFPIECISWSDFQHCPACTHKVPGVSLRHWRYAWSLQCEVCGSELSPLGRDPAAHVNLPTRLRTRAKEGAKQLMLANRRGDRHAGRRMDLTLQVAGVLAPEPRHGALFSQNRIDRFKTLAAINLGMTRPLLAAALTMKSDRVGETKLRIAFPHKRKVVDRLSRLAESLPRQRPREGGGPKNQSPTNYAGTTQAPRQEYLQAARKAIDQLGENAEWSDLLNCAAKLLESACQSHMDIS
- a CDS encoding IS6 family transposase → MTGAQFPQDVILHAVFFYVRYAVSYRDLEEILAERGIRVDHATLNRWVVKYASALAAVAQRRKAATAPSWRLDETYVKVRGDWCYLYRAVDRNGQTLDFMLSEQRNEAAALRFLAKAVTANGLPRSCAIDKSGANTAGLAGMNEALRKVGSDRRIAVYRSKYLNNIVEQDHRAVKRRIRPMMGFKALSSATATLDGIETAHMIRKGQLGESCPFAIYASLAA
- a CDS encoding TniB family NTP-binding protein, whose protein sequence is MDLDERLDLIRSDRWIAFDRATIVLNRLISLMEMPRQSRMPGLMVYGSSGIGKTMIAKRMESLYPSNYRSDLGVTRTPILLLQAPPAPDERRFYQHILASIGAPMWGRHTISELEVRALSHLRGMDLKMIMIDEVHNLLAGSYREQRRFLNMLRFLSNDLCASLVVFGVNEAAEAVRGDEQLARRLDEHFLPLWDDDVEFSRLVQTLIAAMQLERGSGLSVQSLRTILGITGGVTSRVFTMIKALAIDAIETGEERITDEAVQSWQPIWAKHSWTVRNQPQPAF
- the trpC gene encoding indole-3-glycerol phosphate synthase TrpC, producing the protein MSDTFLGHIKAYKLEEIRADKQVRSWADVEADARTAAPVRPFGQTLRAASQEGYGLIAEVKKASPSKGLIRADFDPAHIAAAYAHGGATCLSVLTDTPSFQGDKAFLSQARSACQLPVLRKDFMFDPYQVSEARALGADCVLLIMAALDDGQAAELEAAAFDWGMDVLVEVHDEAELDRALELESRLIGINNRDLKTFETDIEITRRLSKLAPSDCILVSESGLSTPEQLADMAWHGVRCFLIGESLMKHDDVEAAVKDLLSHAVVKPMSATSRPSWG
- a CDS encoding IS3 family transposase (programmed frameshift) encodes the protein MLMSEIEILTDGGRRRRWSAAEKLRIVEETKYDGASISAVARRNGVAPNLLYRWRKLMLEGGSIAVAQDDSVTGNRTVREMESRIRELERQLGRKTMEVEILKEALDKSRGKKTDLACAVAETGRFPMKAVATTLGVSRSNLHDRVHGSAKPRRGYHKAQDAAVLPRIQALVAKRPTYGYRRITAILNRELRTRGLPPVNHKRVYRIMERNDLLLQRSGFDRPERNHDGKVVMMRSNLRWCSDGFEFTCWNGDIIRAAFLIDAHDREIISWRAVANAGISGSDVRDMLLEAVEHRFRAYQAPERVEVLSDNGSAYAAKETRIFAQQLGLKSCFTPVKSPQSNGMSEAFVKTLKRDYVRVNPLPDAETVLSLIGDWIEDYNENHPHSGLKWKSPREFIRAKTETA